From one Planktothrix agardhii NIES-204 genomic stretch:
- the ppsA gene encoding phosphoenolpyruvate synthase — MVNTYATTETVNSEAKETAFVLWFDEVGISDIPSVGGKNASLGEMIRELASQGVNVPNGFATTAYAYRYFIESAGLEKKLRELFADLDVEDMPNLRQRGKQARSLILDTPFPPELEAAITSAYKKLCERYSTDGDFCNQFGEEYKEECKRYSNDVDVAVRSSATAEDLPDASFAGQQETYLNVYGEEGVLESCHKCFASIFTDRAISYRTIKNFDHFNVALSVGVQKMVRSDLACSGVMFSIDTETGFKNAALVTGAYGLGENVVQGTVNPDEYFVFKPTLLQGFRPILEKRLGSKELKMVYDIGGSKLTKNISVSQSERDKYCINDDEILQLAKWACIIENHYSQVRGTYTPMDIEWAKDGITGQLFIVQARPETVQSQKSASVLRNFKLLGTSKVLSRGRAVGEMIGQGKARVILDVHKIDEFQAGEVLVTNKTDPDWEPIMKKSSAIVTNAGGRTCHAAIIAREMGIPAIVGCGDATSVIKNGQEITVSSSEGEEGRVYEGLVPFEIQETVLDNLPKTRTKILMNVGNPEEAFGLSSIPCDGVGLARLEFIIANHIKAHPLALLKFDQLEDELAKREIAEMTKIYDHKPDFFVDKLAHGIGMIAAAFYPNPVIVRMSDFKSNEYANLLGGRQFEPKEENPMIGWRGASRYYDPNYREAYGLECVALKRVRDEMGLTNVTPMIPFCRTPDEGRKVLAEMEKHGLKRGVNGLEVYVMCELPSNVIFADEFAAVFDGFSIGSNDLTQLTLGLDRDSALVAHIFDERNEAVRRMVTIAIKAAKKYGRKIGICGQAPSDYPEFARFLVELGIDSISLNPDSVIKTILDIGKMEEAGTLLDEVMDVAKAK, encoded by the coding sequence ATGGTTAACACTTATGCAACGACTGAAACAGTAAATTCAGAAGCGAAAGAAACAGCTTTTGTACTGTGGTTTGATGAAGTGGGAATTTCTGATATTCCCTCAGTAGGTGGGAAAAACGCATCCTTGGGCGAAATGATTCGAGAACTCGCTTCCCAAGGTGTGAACGTTCCGAATGGATTTGCTACCACTGCCTATGCTTATCGTTATTTTATTGAGTCTGCGGGTTTAGAGAAAAAACTACGGGAACTATTTGCAGACCTCGACGTTGAAGATATGCCAAACCTGCGACAACGCGGGAAACAAGCTCGTTCCTTAATTTTAGACACTCCGTTTCCACCAGAATTAGAAGCCGCGATTACCAGCGCCTATAAAAAACTCTGCGAACGCTACAGCACCGATGGGGATTTTTGTAACCAATTTGGCGAGGAATATAAAGAAGAATGCAAACGCTATTCCAATGATGTAGACGTTGCCGTGCGTTCCTCCGCTACCGCCGAAGACTTACCCGATGCCAGTTTTGCCGGACAACAGGAAACCTACTTAAACGTTTATGGCGAAGAAGGAGTTTTAGAATCCTGCCATAAATGCTTTGCCTCGATTTTCACCGACCGGGCAATTTCCTATCGCACGATTAAAAATTTCGACCATTTTAACGTGGCTCTGTCCGTCGGTGTGCAAAAAATGGTACGGTCTGACCTCGCCTGTTCCGGGGTGATGTTCTCCATTGATACCGAAACCGGATTCAAAAATGCAGCCTTAGTAACTGGAGCCTATGGTTTAGGAGAAAACGTAGTTCAAGGCACGGTTAACCCCGATGAATATTTTGTGTTTAAACCGACCTTACTGCAAGGGTTCCGTCCTATTTTGGAAAAACGCTTAGGCAGTAAAGAACTGAAGATGGTCTATGATATCGGAGGTTCTAAACTAACTAAAAACATCTCAGTTTCTCAGTCTGAACGGGATAAATACTGTATTAACGACGACGAAATTTTACAACTGGCGAAGTGGGCTTGTATTATTGAGAACCACTATTCGCAAGTCCGGGGTACTTATACTCCGATGGATATTGAATGGGCCAAAGATGGAATTACCGGACAATTATTTATCGTCCAGGCCCGTCCTGAAACCGTGCAATCCCAGAAATCCGCTTCCGTTCTCCGCAACTTTAAACTGCTCGGAACCAGTAAGGTTCTATCTCGCGGTCGGGCCGTGGGTGAAATGATTGGTCAAGGGAAAGCGCGGGTGATTCTGGATGTGCATAAAATTGATGAATTCCAAGCGGGTGAAGTGTTAGTCACCAATAAGACTGACCCCGACTGGGAACCCATCATGAAGAAATCCAGCGCTATCGTTACCAACGCGGGCGGACGGACGTGCCACGCAGCAATTATCGCGCGGGAAATGGGCATTCCCGCCATTGTCGGTTGCGGTGATGCCACCTCGGTGATTAAAAACGGCCAAGAAATTACCGTTTCCTCATCTGAAGGAGAAGAAGGTCGGGTTTATGAGGGGTTAGTTCCCTTTGAAATACAAGAAACCGTTCTCGATAATCTGCCCAAAACCCGGACAAAAATTTTAATGAACGTGGGCAACCCGGAAGAAGCCTTCGGTTTGTCTTCGATTCCTTGCGATGGTGTGGGTTTAGCGCGGCTGGAGTTTATTATTGCTAACCATATTAAAGCCCACCCCTTAGCGTTGTTGAAATTTGACCAACTCGAAGATGAGTTAGCCAAACGGGAAATCGCCGAGATGACGAAAATCTACGACCATAAACCGGACTTCTTCGTGGATAAACTGGCCCATGGTATCGGGATGATTGCCGCGGCCTTCTATCCGAATCCGGTGATTGTGCGGATGTCCGACTTCAAGAGTAACGAATACGCCAACCTGTTAGGCGGCCGTCAGTTTGAACCCAAGGAAGAAAACCCGATGATTGGTTGGCGCGGCGCCTCCCGTTACTACGACCCCAACTACCGCGAAGCCTACGGGTTAGAATGTGTGGCCCTGAAACGGGTTCGGGACGAAATGGGTTTAACGAATGTCACCCCGATGATTCCCTTCTGTCGCACCCCCGATGAAGGTCGGAAAGTGTTAGCAGAAATGGAAAAACACGGTCTGAAACGGGGCGTCAATGGTTTGGAAGTTTATGTGATGTGTGAACTTCCCAGTAACGTGATTTTCGCCGATGAATTTGCCGCCGTGTTCGATGGATTCTCGATTGGGTCTAATGATTTAACCCAATTAACGTTAGGTTTAGACCGAGATTCTGCCTTAGTTGCTCATATTTTTGATGAACGGAATGAAGCTGTTCGTCGGATGGTGACCATTGCGATTAAAGCGGCTAAAAAATATGGTCGCAAGATTGGAATTTGTGGTCAAGCACCGAGTGATTATCCTGAGTTTGCCCGGTTCTTGGTGGAATTGGGAATTGATTCAATTAGTTTGAATCCTGACTCGGTGATTAAAACGATTCTGGATATTGGCAAAATGGAAGAAGCTGGCACGTTATTAGATGAAGTTATGGACGTTGCCAAAGCCAAATAA
- a CDS encoding similar to abortive phage resistance protein, with protein MPRERKDYQRIVQDISDECKDGKWKIYVIAAEGDKTEYLYFQELIQQYSLQLNKKNIKLKYLDKTNSGDSDPAAVYAQLKQCYDELVKKYDIQEYDELWMIIDTDYYRNRKDKIEELIKLFHEKINFKMGLSNPCFELWLILHFVDTDSQVDADSQFAKGNNPKKCKTNKKRKVKEPTQPTIREVIENEGIKGRPKLCKKVLSDIHPDKSKSNYYKEFIKGEYLVAAIERARKLGECQPTDEDFPQRIGTTVYKLLEQFLELFGQLD; from the coding sequence ATGCCTAGAGAAAGAAAGGATTATCAACGAATAGTTCAAGATATTTCAGATGAATGCAAGGATGGTAAGTGGAAAATTTATGTTATTGCAGCAGAAGGTGATAAGACAGAATATTTGTATTTTCAAGAGCTAATTCAACAATACAGTTTACAGTTAAACAAGAAGAATATTAAGTTAAAATATCTTGATAAAACCAATTCTGGAGACTCTGATCCTGCTGCTGTTTATGCACAATTAAAGCAATGTTATGATGAGTTAGTTAAAAAATATGATATCCAAGAGTATGATGAATTATGGATGATTATTGATACAGATTATTATAGAAACCGTAAAGATAAAATTGAGGAATTAATAAAACTCTTTCACGAAAAGATAAATTTTAAAATGGGATTGAGTAACCCTTGCTTTGAACTTTGGTTAATTCTCCATTTTGTAGACACTGATAGTCAAGTAGATGCTGATAGTCAATTTGCGAAAGGTAATAATCCCAAAAAATGTAAAACCAATAAAAAACGTAAAGTCAAAGAACCTACACAACCTACAATTAGGGAAGTTATTGAAAATGAAGGAATCAAAGGTAGACCCAAACTCTGTAAGAAGGTTCTTTCTGATATCCACCCAGATAAATCTAAATCCAATTACTATAAAGAATTTATTAAAGGTGAGTATCTAGTTGCTGCAATTGAACGAGCTAGAAAACTAGGAGAGTGCCAGCCTACTGATGAGGATTTTCCTCAAAGAATCGGTACAACAGTTTATAAACTTTTAGAACAGTTTTTAGAATTATTTGGACAATTAGATTAA
- a CDS encoding similar to abortive phage resistance protein, which yields MLIRFTVENFLSFNQRTEFTMVACPDDNHPHHVVQEDNKESIRLLRTSLIYGATNSGKSNLIKAMKFAQDFIVDGVDKNKNIKVSPFKRDQDSLKKPSRFEFEFKHHQKQYAYGFIIDSTQVYEEWLFEIGINQEKSIYERNGNDYQFNFKHSLFRDIKDKEKTRIEFESESTRQNLLFLTNCKERRIEYFENIYNWFSNVLTILFPESKPFALPLLLKDNEKLLNQGFLKKFNKLLKSLDLGIEKVDINEIDLEKYERIPLEVKEMIQEEFPYHDETANAIFILARNKDSSLMIRSIPGSKALKVMKLVIIKHDKNKKEVLFEIEEESDGTQRIIDLIPMLIKLSQGDAVFVIDEIERSLHVLLARKIFEIFLNFEIENQNQNDKLHNSQLIATTHQAILLDIKELFRKDEIWFIGQDKHGQSIAYSLANTDVENLDLAKGYINGRFGAIHSFPEIKNDEEPILAK from the coding sequence ATGTTAATTCGGTTTACTGTAGAAAATTTTCTATCTTTTAACCAAAGAACTGAATTTACGATGGTTGCTTGTCCTGACGACAATCATCCTCATCATGTTGTTCAAGAAGATAACAAAGAATCCATTAGATTATTAAGAACATCTTTGATTTATGGAGCCACTAATTCTGGTAAATCCAACCTGATTAAAGCGATGAAATTTGCTCAAGATTTTATTGTAGATGGTGTTGATAAAAATAAAAATATAAAAGTTAGTCCATTTAAACGTGATCAAGATTCTTTAAAAAAGCCCTCTCGGTTTGAATTTGAGTTTAAACATCATCAAAAACAGTATGCTTACGGATTTATCATTGATTCTACTCAAGTTTATGAAGAATGGTTATTTGAAATAGGTATTAATCAAGAAAAAAGCATTTATGAAAGAAATGGTAATGATTATCAATTCAACTTTAAACATTCTCTATTTAGAGACATAAAAGATAAAGAAAAAACTAGAATTGAATTTGAGTCAGAAAGTACCAGGCAAAATTTATTGTTCTTAACAAATTGTAAAGAACGTAGGATTGAATATTTTGAAAATATTTATAATTGGTTCTCAAATGTATTAACAATTTTATTCCCTGAAAGTAAACCTTTTGCACTTCCGTTACTGTTAAAGGACAATGAAAAATTATTGAACCAAGGTTTTTTAAAAAAATTTAATAAATTATTAAAATCTTTGGATTTAGGAATAGAAAAAGTAGATATTAATGAGATTGATTTAGAAAAGTATGAGAGAATTCCACTGGAAGTTAAAGAAATGATTCAAGAAGAATTCCCTTATCATGATGAAACAGCTAATGCAATATTTATTTTAGCGAGAAATAAAGACAGCAGTTTAATGATTCGATCTATTCCAGGTTCAAAAGCTTTAAAAGTTATGAAATTGGTTATAATTAAGCATGATAAAAATAAAAAAGAAGTTTTGTTTGAAATTGAAGAAGAATCAGATGGAACCCAAAGAATTATAGATTTAATTCCAATGTTAATTAAACTCTCTCAAGGCGATGCTGTTTTTGTGATTGATGAAATAGAAAGAAGCCTTCATGTATTGTTAGCACGGAAAATATTTGAGATTTTTCTCAATTTTGAAATAGAGAATCAAAATCAAAATGATAAATTGCATAATAGCCAATTAATTGCTACAACACATCAAGCTATTCTTTTGGATATTAAAGAACTTTTTAGAAAAGATGAAATTTGGTTTATTGGACAAGATAAACATGGACAATCAATTGCTTATTCTCTTGCAAACACCGATGTAGAAAATTTAGATTTAGCTAAAGGTTATATTAACGGTCGGTTTGGAGCTATCCATTCTTTCCCAGAGATTAAAAATGATGAAGAACCAATTTTGGCTAAATAG